One window of Paenibacillus albicereus genomic DNA carries:
- a CDS encoding DRTGG domain-containing protein, whose product MGADFSTKHDQLIAYMEKLEVGARVSVRKIAQALDVSEGTAYRAIKDAEARGIVSTKLRTGTVRVDSSKREKIDRLTFGEIVAIVDGQVLGGEAGLGKPLSKFVIGAMQLEAMMGYIEPDNLLIVGNRDKAHLSALSLGAGVLVTGGFGATPEAVALADRLELPILSSAYDTFTVAALINRAIYDRLIKKQIVLVSDIMNADEPVASLPEEATVADAMAVIERTNHNRFPVVDRERRPVGMVTTKDLIGAAPDEPIAERMTPQPKTCTPQTSVATAGHRMVAESIELLPVVDPDGRLSGVISRKDVLQAMQQIQHQPQNGETLEDQIRRRFVSGQDEDGRLYYEGPAEALFSSPMGHLSEGVLAGLVHHAAARALRDHRRGNLIADSQSVYYLAPVEIDQTLRLYPELIELSRKFCKIEIQVLADGRKVAQSMLTARLMEP is encoded by the coding sequence ATGGGAGCGGATTTCTCCACCAAGCATGACCAGCTGATCGCCTATATGGAGAAGCTGGAGGTCGGCGCGCGCGTATCGGTGCGGAAGATCGCCCAGGCGCTCGATGTCAGCGAAGGCACCGCCTATCGGGCGATCAAGGACGCCGAGGCGCGCGGCATCGTCAGCACGAAGCTGCGGACCGGCACGGTGCGCGTGGACAGCAGCAAGCGAGAGAAGATCGACCGGCTGACGTTCGGCGAGATCGTCGCGATCGTCGACGGCCAGGTGCTCGGCGGCGAGGCGGGGCTCGGCAAGCCGCTCAGCAAGTTCGTCATCGGCGCGATGCAGCTGGAGGCGATGATGGGCTATATCGAGCCGGACAACCTGCTGATCGTCGGCAACCGCGACAAAGCGCATCTAAGCGCCCTTTCGCTCGGTGCCGGAGTGCTCGTGACGGGCGGATTCGGCGCGACGCCCGAGGCCGTCGCGCTCGCCGACCGGCTGGAGCTGCCGATCCTGAGCAGCGCATACGATACGTTCACGGTCGCCGCGCTCATCAACCGGGCGATCTACGACCGCCTGATCAAGAAGCAGATCGTGCTCGTCTCGGACATCATGAACGCGGACGAGCCGGTCGCTTCGCTGCCCGAAGAGGCGACCGTGGCCGACGCGATGGCCGTCATCGAGCGGACGAACCACAACCGCTTCCCGGTCGTCGACCGCGAGCGGCGGCCGGTCGGCATGGTGACGACGAAGGATCTCATCGGCGCGGCTCCGGACGAGCCGATCGCCGAGCGGATGACGCCGCAGCCGAAGACATGCACGCCGCAAACGTCGGTCGCGACGGCCGGCCACCGCATGGTCGCCGAGTCGATCGAGCTCCTCCCGGTCGTCGATCCCGACGGCAGGCTGAGCGGCGTCATCAGCCGCAAGGACGTGCTGCAGGCGATGCAGCAGATCCAGCATCAGCCGCAGAACGGCGAGACGCTGGAGGATCAGATCCGCCGCCGCTTCGTTTCCGGACAGGATGAGGACGGACGCTTGTACTATGAAGGGCCGGCCGAGGCGCTGTTCAGCAGCCCGATGGGCCATCTGTCGGAAGGCGTGCTCGCCGGACTCGTCCATCATGCCGCGGCGCGGGCGCTGCGGGACCATAGGCGCGGCAACCTGATCGCCGACAGCCAGTCGGTCTATTATCTCGCGCCGGTGGAGATCGATCAGACGCTCCGCCTGTACCCGGAGCTGATCGAGCTGAGCCGCAAGTTCTGCAAGATCGAGATCCAGGTGCTTGCCGACGGGCGCAAGGTCGCCCAGTCGATGCTGACGGCAAGGCTGATGGAGCCGTAG
- the aceA gene encoding isocitrate lyase, producing the protein MSASRSTEQARETLLARWSSPRYQGIHRPYGPDDVLKLRGSVLVEHTLAARGAARLWELLQSEPYVPALGALTGNQAVQQAKAGLKAIYLSGWQVAADANLSGHMYPDQSLYPSNSVPSVVKRINQALQRADQIQHAEGRGDIDFLLPIVADAEAGFGGALNVFELMKAMIEAGASGVHLEDQLSSEKKCGHLGGKVLLPTQQAVRHLVSARLAADVLGVDTVLIARTDAHAARLLTSDADAADDRFRTGSRTPEGFHEVRPGIEQAIARGLAYAPYADLVWCETSEPDLEEARRFAEAIREKHPGKRLAYNCSPSFNWKKKLGDEEIARFQQELGRLGYKFQFVTLAGFHALNYGMFTLARDYRDRGMAAYSELQQAEFAAEPAGYEATRHQREVGTGYFDEVMGVVSGGTASTAALAGSTEAEQFTAAGSEEAGA; encoded by the coding sequence ATGAGCGCGAGTCGATCGACGGAACAGGCAAGGGAAACGTTGCTGGCGCGCTGGAGCTCGCCTCGCTATCAGGGCATCCATCGTCCCTACGGGCCCGACGACGTGCTGAAGCTGCGCGGCTCCGTGCTCGTCGAGCATACGCTGGCCGCGCGCGGAGCGGCTCGCCTATGGGAGCTGCTGCAGAGCGAGCCTTACGTGCCGGCGCTGGGCGCCTTGACCGGCAATCAGGCGGTGCAGCAGGCGAAGGCGGGGCTCAAGGCGATCTATCTGAGCGGCTGGCAGGTCGCCGCCGATGCCAATCTGTCCGGACACATGTATCCCGATCAGAGCCTGTACCCGTCCAACAGCGTACCGAGCGTCGTGAAGCGCATCAACCAGGCGCTGCAGCGAGCGGATCAGATCCAGCATGCCGAAGGCCGCGGCGACATCGACTTCCTGCTGCCGATCGTCGCCGATGCGGAAGCCGGATTTGGCGGCGCGCTGAACGTGTTCGAGCTGATGAAGGCGATGATCGAGGCCGGGGCGTCGGGCGTACATCTGGAAGATCAGCTCTCCTCGGAAAAGAAATGCGGCCATCTCGGAGGCAAGGTGCTGCTGCCGACGCAGCAGGCGGTGCGGCATCTCGTCTCCGCCCGGCTCGCGGCCGACGTGCTCGGCGTCGACACGGTGCTGATCGCGCGCACCGACGCGCACGCCGCGCGGCTGCTGACGAGCGACGCCGATGCGGCCGACGACCGCTTCCGCACGGGCAGCCGGACGCCGGAGGGCTTCCACGAAGTGCGGCCGGGCATCGAGCAGGCGATCGCGCGCGGCCTCGCCTATGCGCCGTACGCCGATCTCGTCTGGTGCGAGACGTCGGAGCCGGACCTGGAGGAGGCTCGCCGGTTCGCAGAGGCGATCCGCGAGAAGCATCCCGGCAAGCGGCTGGCCTACAACTGCTCTCCCTCGTTCAACTGGAAGAAAAAGCTCGGCGACGAGGAGATCGCGCGCTTCCAGCAGGAGCTCGGCCGGCTCGGCTACAAGTTCCAGTTCGTCACGCTCGCCGGCTTCCATGCGCTCAATTACGGCATGTTCACGCTGGCGAGAGACTACCGGGATCGCGGAATGGCCGCCTACTCGGAGCTTCAGCAAGCGGAGTTCGCCGCCGAGCCGGCGGGCTACGAGGCGACGCGCCATCAGCGGGAGGTCGGCACCGGGTATTTTGACGAGGTGATGGGGGTCGTGAGCGGAGGGACGGCGAGCACCGCCGCCCTGGCCGGCTCGACCGAGGCGGAGCAGTTCACGGCAGCCGGCAGCGAGGAGGCGGGAGCATGA
- the aceB gene encoding malate synthase A, giving the protein MREIDNRLRLAAPELEAELQAMLTGEALSFVGELEERFGARRLALLGERARKQELYDRGAKPDFRADTAPIRSGSWTVAPPPVALQDRRVEIAGPAGDRKMVLYALGSGANVFLCDLEDANAPTWRNAVGGQNNIRDALARTLSHVTPDGRRLELAERPAVLKMRPRGWHMEEKHALLGGRPISASLFDFGLFAWHNAPMLHRRGDGAYLYLPKLESMEEAALWAHVFVHAEERLGLPRGFFRATVLIETLPAAFEMEEILYALREHVDGLNCGRWDYIFSYIKKLRRHPDAILPDRSRVTMESPFMDAYARLAIRTCHKRGAHCIGGMSAFIPVKQDAQANELALERVRRDKEREARLGHDGTWVAHPALVPVARDVFDAYMPGPNQLGAMPGGGEVTAAELLLAPKGDITEDGARANLSVGIQYVAAWLDGVGAVPIRGLMEDAATAEISRAQLWQWLHLPEAKLADGRRLTPELLERWLLEELAPLEASLASPRRAASLRLAAELFREMTLEETLPEFLTVRAYPHLQDASD; this is encoded by the coding sequence ATGAGGGAAATCGACAACCGGCTGCGGCTCGCCGCTCCGGAGCTGGAGGCAGAGCTGCAGGCCATGCTCACGGGTGAAGCGTTGTCGTTCGTCGGAGAGCTTGAGGAGCGGTTCGGAGCGAGACGGCTGGCGCTGCTCGGGGAGCGCGCCCGCAAGCAGGAGCTGTACGACCGCGGAGCCAAGCCGGACTTCCGCGCCGATACGGCGCCGATCCGCTCCGGCTCGTGGACCGTCGCTCCGCCGCCTGTGGCGCTGCAGGACCGGCGGGTGGAGATTGCCGGCCCGGCGGGGGACCGCAAGATGGTCCTCTATGCGCTCGGCTCCGGCGCGAACGTGTTCCTGTGCGATCTGGAGGACGCCAACGCCCCGACCTGGCGCAACGCGGTGGGCGGCCAGAACAACATCCGGGACGCGCTTGCGCGCACGTTGAGCCACGTGACGCCCGACGGCAGGCGGCTGGAGCTCGCGGAGCGGCCGGCCGTGCTCAAAATGCGGCCGCGCGGCTGGCACATGGAGGAGAAGCACGCGCTGCTCGGCGGCCGGCCGATCTCGGCGAGCCTGTTCGACTTCGGCCTGTTCGCCTGGCATAACGCGCCGATGCTGCACCGGAGAGGAGATGGCGCCTACCTGTACCTGCCCAAGCTTGAAAGCATGGAAGAAGCGGCTCTCTGGGCGCATGTCTTCGTCCATGCGGAGGAGCGGCTCGGCTTGCCGCGAGGCTTTTTCCGGGCGACGGTGCTGATCGAGACGCTGCCGGCGGCGTTCGAGATGGAGGAGATCCTCTACGCGCTGAGAGAGCATGTCGACGGCCTCAACTGCGGTCGCTGGGATTATATTTTCTCCTATATCAAAAAGCTGCGCCGCCACCCGGATGCCATCCTCCCGGACCGCAGCCGGGTGACGATGGAATCGCCGTTCATGGACGCCTACGCGCGCCTCGCGATCCGCACCTGCCACAAGCGCGGCGCTCACTGCATCGGCGGGATGTCCGCCTTCATCCCCGTCAAGCAGGATGCGCAGGCGAACGAGCTGGCGCTGGAGCGCGTCCGTCGCGACAAGGAGAGGGAAGCCCGGCTCGGACATGACGGCACATGGGTGGCGCATCCCGCGCTCGTGCCCGTGGCGCGGGATGTATTCGACGCCTATATGCCGGGGCCGAACCAGCTGGGCGCGATGCCTGGAGGCGGAGAGGTGACGGCGGCCGAGCTGCTGCTCGCTCCGAAAGGCGATATCACGGAGGACGGCGCGCGCGCCAACCTGTCGGTCGGCATCCAGTATGTCGCCGCGTGGCTGGACGGGGTCGGCGCGGTTCCGATCCGCGGCCTGATGGAGGATGCCGCTACGGCGGAAATCTCCCGCGCGCAGCTGTGGCAATGGCTTCATCTGCCGGAGGCGAAGCTGGCGGACGGCAGACGGCTGACGCCGGAGCTGCTGGAGCGCTGGCTGCTCGAGGAGCTGGCGCCGCTCGAGGCATCGCTCGCTTCGCCTCGACGGGCGGCATCGCTGCGGCTGGCGGCCGAGCTGTTCCGCGAGATGACCCTCGAAGAGACGCTGCCGGAGTTTTTGACCGTACGTGCCTATCCTCATCTGCAAGATGCGTCCGACTAA
- a CDS encoding VWA domain-containing protein produces MKKGRFAFVSIVLILAVFALVYYGIQFTSNLGKTDQQVSAEDAASRLAKLYGKLGVTTEAPVKGQIDLDPVDVAASLPDISKFPIAVEHTTDTFLELFSSTEKAGSGVDGWLTEVGEAFNQAGIQAGGKPASVQIRNIASGTASDYIRSGKHVPDAFTPSNELWGEMVKASGVKTELIAKRLAGNVPGIVMAKAKYEEMVSDYGAVNVKTVTDAIAENKLSMGYTDPFASSTGLNFLLTALDTFDSSDLLSETAVQGFQKFQANVPFTASTTIQMREAAKSGRLDAFVLEYQTFVNADDFKSGYVFTPFGVRHDSPLYALGDIGPEKLEIARKFAEFALSPAQQQAASDKGFGGQDGYQPELPAVDGAQLAAAQKLWKEKKNEAKPIAAVFVTDVSGSMAGEPLNRLKESLLKGQKYLGKDNSIGLVSYSDRVSIHLPIAKYDTNQQSMFVGAVDSLQASGGTATFDGILAAIKLLEDYKQTEPSARPIIFVLSDGETNKGHSLKDIRDLIEAYRIPIYTIGYNANIKALESISGINEAASINADTDDVVYKIGNLFNVQM; encoded by the coding sequence TTGAAAAAAGGCCGTTTCGCATTCGTATCCATCGTCCTCATCCTCGCCGTGTTCGCGCTCGTGTACTACGGCATCCAGTTCACCTCCAATCTCGGCAAGACCGATCAGCAGGTGAGCGCCGAGGACGCCGCTTCGAGGCTCGCCAAGCTGTACGGCAAGCTCGGCGTGACGACCGAGGCGCCGGTCAAAGGGCAGATCGACCTCGATCCGGTCGATGTCGCCGCCTCGCTGCCGGACATCTCGAAGTTCCCGATCGCGGTGGAGCATACGACCGACACGTTCCTGGAGCTGTTCTCCTCCACCGAAAAAGCGGGCAGCGGCGTGGACGGCTGGCTGACGGAGGTCGGCGAAGCGTTCAACCAGGCCGGCATCCAGGCTGGCGGCAAGCCGGCATCGGTGCAGATCCGCAACATCGCGTCCGGCACGGCTTCCGATTATATCCGCAGCGGCAAGCATGTGCCGGACGCCTTCACGCCGTCCAACGAGCTGTGGGGCGAGATGGTCAAGGCCAGCGGGGTCAAGACGGAGCTGATCGCGAAGCGGCTGGCCGGCAACGTGCCCGGCATCGTCATGGCGAAGGCCAAGTATGAGGAGATGGTGAGCGACTACGGGGCGGTCAACGTCAAGACCGTCACCGATGCGATCGCCGAGAACAAGCTGTCGATGGGCTATACGGATCCTTTCGCCAGCTCGACGGGACTGAACTTCCTCCTGACCGCGCTCGATACGTTCGACAGCTCCGACCTGCTCAGCGAGACAGCCGTGCAAGGGTTCCAGAAGTTCCAAGCGAACGTGCCGTTCACGGCTTCGACGACGATCCAGATGCGGGAGGCGGCCAAGTCGGGCCGGCTGGATGCGTTCGTGCTGGAGTACCAGACGTTCGTCAATGCGGACGACTTCAAGAGCGGCTACGTGTTCACGCCGTTCGGCGTCCGCCACGACAGCCCGCTCTATGCGCTCGGCGACATCGGGCCCGAGAAGCTGGAGATCGCGCGCAAGTTCGCCGAGTTCGCCCTCAGTCCGGCCCAGCAGCAGGCGGCGTCCGACAAAGGCTTTGGCGGCCAGGACGGCTACCAGCCGGAGCTGCCTGCAGTCGACGGCGCGCAGCTTGCTGCCGCGCAGAAGCTGTGGAAAGAAAAGAAGAACGAAGCGAAGCCGATCGCGGCCGTATTCGTCACCGACGTCTCCGGAAGCATGGCCGGCGAGCCGCTGAACCGGCTGAAGGAGTCGCTGCTCAAGGGCCAGAAGTACCTCGGCAAGGACAACAGCATCGGGCTCGTCTCGTACTCCGACCGCGTCAGCATCCATCTGCCGATCGCCAAGTACGATACGAACCAGCAATCGATGTTCGTCGGCGCGGTCGACAGCCTGCAGGCAAGCGGCGGCACGGCGACATTCGACGGCATCCTGGCAGCGATCAAGCTGCTGGAGGACTACAAGCAGACCGAGCCGAGCGCGCGGCCGATCATCTTCGTGCTGAGCGACGGCGAGACGAACAAGGGCCACTCGCTCAAGGACATCCGGGACTTGATCGAAGCGTACCGGATTCCGATCTATACGATCGGCTACAACGCCAACATCAAGGCGCTCGAGAGCATTTCCGGCATCAACGAGGCGGCGAGCATCAACGCCGACACCGACGATGTCGTCTACAAGATCGGCAATCTGTTCAACGTGCAGATGTAG
- a CDS encoding toxic anion resistance protein, translated as MAFSLEVPSPEAIKTAIEQEVKPVPEEVKQLQAQAESNVSAIMELDLDSHEKRKEILQTIDQFGMATMKTSSGKNALLQVTVGSLSKAGDEGGPVAKGLAELHAQLKDLDPSAVDFAKTGLLGKLFNPLRAYFLRFEKADAVIADIVESLSKGKTTLKNDNTTLEIEQAALRDLTKRLQKEIQLGLLMDESIEKQVEAAKARNEDPDKIRFISEEVLFPMRQRVMDLQQMLVVNQQGIMAIEVVRRNNKELMRGVDRAQNVTVSALKIAVMVAGALYHQKIVLKKIEVLNQTTNNLIAGTSRLLNTQGAEIHKQALESSVSVETLKQAFADVLSALDSISAYKQDALPKLRGTIEEFRELADTGERQISRLERGHQLGL; from the coding sequence ATGGCGTTTTCCCTGGAAGTCCCGAGTCCCGAAGCGATCAAGACGGCGATCGAGCAGGAAGTGAAGCCGGTGCCGGAGGAAGTGAAGCAGCTGCAGGCGCAGGCCGAGTCCAACGTCTCCGCGATCATGGAGCTGGACCTGGACTCGCATGAGAAGCGCAAGGAAATTCTGCAGACGATCGATCAGTTCGGCATGGCGACGATGAAGACGTCGTCTGGCAAAAACGCGCTGTTGCAGGTGACGGTCGGCAGCCTCTCCAAAGCCGGCGACGAAGGCGGTCCGGTGGCGAAGGGACTCGCGGAGCTGCATGCGCAGCTCAAGGATCTCGATCCAAGCGCGGTCGACTTCGCCAAGACCGGGCTGCTCGGCAAGCTGTTCAACCCGCTGCGCGCGTACTTCCTCCGGTTCGAAAAAGCCGATGCGGTCATCGCCGATATCGTCGAGTCGCTGAGCAAGGGCAAGACGACGCTCAAGAACGACAACACGACGCTCGAGATCGAGCAGGCGGCGCTGCGCGACCTGACGAAGCGGCTGCAGAAGGAGATCCAGCTCGGCCTGCTCATGGACGAATCGATCGAGAAGCAGGTCGAGGCGGCGAAGGCTCGCAACGAGGATCCGGACAAAATCCGCTTCATCTCGGAGGAGGTGCTCTTCCCGATGCGGCAGCGGGTGATGGACCTGCAGCAGATGCTCGTCGTCAACCAGCAGGGCATCATGGCGATCGAGGTCGTCCGGCGCAACAACAAGGAGCTCATGCGCGGCGTCGACCGGGCGCAGAACGTCACCGTCTCCGCGCTGAAGATCGCGGTCATGGTCGCCGGCGCGCTGTATCACCAGAAGATCGTGCTCAAGAAGATCGAGGTGCTCAACCAGACGACGAACAACCTGATCGCCGGCACGTCCCGCCTGCTGAACACGCAGGGAGCGGAAATCCACAAGCAGGCGCTGGAGTCCAGCGTGTCGGTGGAGACGCTCAAGCAGGCGTTCGCAGACGTGCTCTCGGCGCTCGACTCCATCAGCGCCTACAAGCAGGACGCGCTGCCCAAGCTGCGCGGCACGATCGAGGAGTTCCGCGAGCTGGCCGATACGGGCGAACGGCAGATCAGCCGCCTGGAGCGCGGCCATCAGCTGGGACTGTAG
- a CDS encoding LysM peptidoglycan-binding domain-containing protein: protein MPSDMPETGFRSRSERKKKKNTTVINGVLAAGGLAIVLFALFFVMYPFDDDGKKLASGVPTASSPPSPAGSAEPAAPSPEPSASPLPSLAPSEEPDASSAPDAGAPEPSPSSSPDAAPTDKPAASAAPAKPTPKPRASSTRTYIVQEGDTLTSISVAQYGSKDYVSLIAEKNGIVFVNDMKPGDKLKLPPASSKPSSGGSGSPPTETNEIDYSKVKLPATYLVLPGDTFYRISVRFYGTGKHAELIAEKNGLDAEAGLKAGDSIIVPAKPAE, encoded by the coding sequence ATGCCATCCGACATGCCTGAAACCGGCTTCCGATCCCGATCGGAGCGGAAAAAAAAGAAAAACACGACCGTCATCAACGGCGTACTGGCGGCCGGCGGGCTGGCCATCGTGCTGTTCGCTCTCTTCTTCGTCATGTATCCATTCGACGATGACGGCAAGAAGCTCGCCTCAGGCGTGCCGACCGCTTCCTCGCCGCCGTCCCCGGCCGGCTCCGCGGAGCCGGCCGCTCCATCGCCGGAGCCATCGGCTTCGCCGCTTCCGTCCCTTGCTCCAAGCGAGGAGCCGGACGCTTCCTCCGCCCCTGATGCAGGCGCGCCCGAGCCTTCGCCTTCCTCGTCGCCGGATGCGGCGCCGACGGACAAGCCGGCAGCCTCGGCGGCACCGGCGAAGCCTACGCCGAAGCCGAGGGCTTCCTCGACCCGCACCTACATCGTCCAGGAGGGCGATACGCTGACGTCCATCTCGGTCGCGCAGTACGGCTCCAAAGACTACGTCTCGCTGATCGCGGAGAAGAACGGCATCGTCTTCGTGAACGACATGAAGCCGGGGGACAAGCTGAAGCTTCCGCCGGCATCGTCGAAGCCATCCTCAGGCGGCAGCGGCTCCCCGCCGACCGAGACGAACGAAATCGACTATTCCAAGGTCAAGCTTCCGGCGACCTATCTCGTCCTTCCCGGCGATACGTTCTACCGCATCTCGGTCCGCTTTTACGGCACCGGCAAGCATGCCGAGCTCATCGCCGAGAAAAACGGCCTGGACGCCGAAGCCGGCCTCAAGGCGGGAGACTCGATCATCGTCCCGGCCAAGCCGGCGGAATAG
- a CDS encoding class I SAM-dependent methyltransferase: MGASEFEQAREAEKDYHEKLYEERDILEPGSWMSKPLPFAMELLEKLLADHPSPVVLDLGSGPGRNAIPIAQRLQEAGNGRIVGTDLLEQAVEKLKENAAKFGVEDRVQAIQADVEQEAFEAETYDYVLACGCLEHVSSEDALLRVIRKLQEATRPGGMHGLSMNTDLRETVVETGEELPPQIELKLSEDQTRALLEQAYEGWEVLLRSGHEVEIEEDKYDEPTEFKARNVVFAARKPCSIHR; the protein is encoded by the coding sequence ATGGGAGCATCGGAATTCGAGCAGGCGAGAGAGGCGGAAAAAGACTATCACGAGAAGCTCTACGAAGAGCGGGACATTCTGGAGCCGGGAAGCTGGATGTCGAAACCGCTCCCGTTCGCCATGGAGCTGCTGGAGAAGCTGCTGGCCGACCATCCGAGTCCGGTCGTGCTCGATCTGGGCAGCGGGCCGGGCCGCAACGCCATCCCGATCGCTCAGAGGCTGCAGGAGGCGGGGAACGGCCGCATCGTCGGGACCGACTTGCTGGAGCAGGCCGTGGAAAAGCTGAAGGAAAACGCCGCTAAATTCGGCGTAGAGGATCGCGTGCAGGCGATCCAGGCGGATGTCGAGCAGGAGGCTTTCGAGGCCGAGACGTATGACTATGTGCTCGCCTGCGGCTGTCTGGAACATGTATCGTCCGAGGACGCGCTTCTACGGGTCATCCGCAAGCTGCAGGAAGCGACCCGGCCGGGCGGCATGCACGGCTTGTCGATGAATACGGATCTGCGCGAGACGGTCGTAGAAACCGGAGAGGAGCTGCCTCCGCAGATCGAGCTCAAGCTGTCGGAGGATCAGACGCGTGCCTTGCTGGAGCAGGCGTACGAAGGCTGGGAGGTGCTCCTGCGTTCCGGGCATGAGGTCGAGATCGAGGAGGACAAGTACGATGAGCCGACGGAGTTCAAGGCCCGCAACGTCGTGTTCGCCGCCCGCAAGCCTTGTTCCATCCATCGGTGA
- a CDS encoding SRPBCC family protein, producing MANIEHLQTIRVPASAVYEALTTAKGLSEVWTDELIVTNEIGSVMEFLFGGKGLTKMRVEELVMDTKVIWQCVDSDPEWIGTTISFELEEKNGKTTVLLRQLNWKEVTAFYRACNYNWAMFLYSLKLYCEEGEGLPYQKRKF from the coding sequence TTGGCCAATATCGAGCATCTGCAAACGATTCGTGTTCCAGCTTCTGCAGTGTACGAAGCACTGACCACAGCAAAAGGACTCTCGGAAGTATGGACAGATGAACTTATCGTCACGAATGAGATCGGAAGCGTAATGGAGTTTCTATTCGGCGGCAAGGGCTTGACAAAGATGCGAGTGGAAGAACTCGTTATGGATACAAAGGTGATCTGGCAATGCGTGGATTCAGATCCAGAATGGATCGGCACGACGATTTCATTCGAATTGGAGGAGAAGAACGGGAAAACGACCGTTCTTCTTCGCCAGTTGAATTGGAAAGAGGTAACGGCATTCTACCGCGCATGCAATTATAATTGGGCGATGTTTTTGTACAGCCTGAAGCTGTATTGCGAAGAAGGCGAAGGGCTTCCATATCAGAAACGGAAGTTCTGA
- a CDS encoding CTP synthase C-terminal region-related (seleno)protein — protein MRIGIIGDFNSIYLSQQATNDAINHSIKKCRAQIVYEWIPTASIPEQFETIKKSYKGFWIAPGIPESVGGVLQIIRYAREHNVPLIGTCGGFQNIILEYAKNKLMIEEADHEELNPDASKRVISKLTCSLVGQTGKVFIKSPSLISNIYREPTAIEQFRCSYGLNPEFEAPINETGLKIVGTDAEGRPRIVELTGHKFFIGTLFVPQLSSTQESPHCLVDSFIEHVNNQ, from the coding sequence TTGAGGATCGGCATTATTGGTGATTTTAATTCGATTTACCTTTCGCAGCAAGCCACGAATGATGCAATAAACCATTCCATTAAAAAATGTAGGGCTCAGATTGTCTATGAATGGATTCCAACAGCGTCAATTCCTGAACAATTTGAAACCATTAAAAAGTCTTACAAAGGATTTTGGATAGCCCCAGGCATCCCCGAATCTGTTGGTGGAGTATTACAAATTATTAGGTATGCCCGCGAACATAATGTCCCGTTAATAGGCACTTGCGGTGGATTTCAAAATATAATTCTGGAGTATGCCAAAAATAAATTAATGATTGAAGAAGCTGATCACGAAGAATTAAATCCGGATGCTTCTAAACGAGTTATCAGTAAACTGACTTGTTCATTGGTGGGTCAAACAGGTAAGGTTTTTATAAAGAGCCCTTCATTGATCTCCAACATTTACCGAGAACCAACTGCAATCGAACAATTCCGATGTAGTTATGGCCTAAACCCGGAATTTGAAGCGCCAATTAATGAAACAGGATTAAAAATTGTAGGGACAGATGCTGAAGGAAGGCCAAGAATTGTTGAATTAACTGGACATAAATTTTTTATCGGAACGTTGTTTGTTCCTCAATTGAGTTCAACTCAAGAAAGTCCACATTGTCTGGTAGATTCATTTATTGAACATGTGAATAACCAATAA
- a CDS encoding fructose bisphosphate aldolase, giving the protein MKTKQMERIRTGKGFIAALDQSGGSTPNALKEYGVSASSYSNDEEMYVLVHEMRKRILTSAAFDSKHILGAILFENTIHRKTEGLDTADYLWENKGVVPFLKIDDGLAELRDGVQRMKPIAALDERLARARDKHIFGTKMRSVIKEANKAGIRGVVDQQFELAEQIIEAGLVPIVEPEIDIFSKDKAESEKWLLEMLQDRLTRLSPESNILLKLSIPSVDDFYFELTKNPQVVRVLALSGGYSLQEANERLARNQGLIASFSRALAEGLSAEQTPEQFDAILGRNIESIYDASVN; this is encoded by the coding sequence ATGAAGACGAAGCAGATGGAACGCATCCGCACAGGAAAAGGATTTATCGCCGCCTTGGATCAGAGCGGGGGCAGCACTCCGAACGCGCTGAAGGAATATGGAGTTTCCGCATCCAGCTATTCGAATGATGAGGAAATGTACGTTTTAGTCCACGAGATGAGGAAGCGCATTTTGACTTCGGCCGCTTTTGATTCCAAGCATATCTTAGGTGCGATCCTATTCGAGAATACGATCCATCGGAAGACGGAAGGTCTGGATACAGCCGACTATCTCTGGGAGAATAAAGGCGTCGTGCCCTTCCTGAAAATCGATGACGGCCTAGCAGAGCTCCGAGACGGGGTGCAGCGCATGAAGCCTATTGCTGCCTTGGACGAGCGTCTGGCTCGAGCAAGGGATAAGCATATCTTCGGAACGAAAATGCGATCGGTCATCAAAGAAGCGAATAAAGCCGGAATTCGGGGCGTGGTGGATCAGCAGTTCGAGCTGGCGGAACAGATCATAGAGGCAGGTCTTGTTCCCATTGTGGAACCAGAGATCGATATTTTCAGCAAGGACAAAGCCGAGTCCGAGAAATGGCTTCTGGAAATGCTTCAAGACCGTTTGACTAGGCTCAGCCCGGAGTCGAACATTCTGTTGAAGCTGTCCATACCGAGCGTCGACGATTTTTATTTCGAGCTAACGAAGAATCCGCAAGTCGTTCGAGTTCTGGCTCTGTCAGGCGGATACAGCTTGCAGGAAGCAAACGAGCGCTTAGCTCGAAATCAAGGTCTCATCGCCAGCTTTTCGCGTGCGCTCGCAGAAGGATTGTCGGCGGAGCAGACTCCGGAACAGTTCGATGCCATTCTTGGACGGAATATTGAATCCATCTATGACGCGTCTGTGAATTAG